Proteins from a single region of Chryseobacterium sp. W4I1:
- a CDS encoding alpha/beta hydrolase, whose protein sequence is MSHTLDIKTSGTPLDQAEKVLVMIHGRGGSAEDILSLSQHLNVKDYALLAPQATNGTWYPFSFIAPVEQNEPWLSSAVETVQKTVQTAIDAGIKNENIYFFGFSQGACLTLEFLARNAKKYGGAAAIIGGVVGDKINRENYKGDFAQTPIFLGTSNPDFHVPVERVYATANILREMNADVTEKVYANFGHSINQEEIELANSIVFK, encoded by the coding sequence ATGAGTCATACATTAGATATAAAAACATCAGGCACCCCATTAGATCAGGCAGAAAAAGTTTTAGTAATGATTCACGGAAGAGGAGGAAGTGCTGAGGATATTTTAAGCCTGTCCCAGCATTTGAATGTAAAAGATTATGCTTTACTTGCCCCTCAGGCTACCAACGGAACCTGGTATCCTTTCTCCTTCATTGCTCCGGTAGAACAAAACGAACCATGGCTGTCATCTGCCGTTGAAACTGTTCAGAAAACGGTGCAGACCGCAATAGATGCAGGCATAAAAAATGAAAATATTTACTTTTTCGGATTTTCCCAGGGTGCCTGTCTTACCCTTGAATTTTTAGCAAGGAATGCCAAGAAGTATGGTGGAGCAGCAGCTATTATCGGAGGAGTGGTAGGGGATAAGATCAACCGTGAGAACTATAAAGGTGATTTTGCCCAAACCCCGATTTTCCTTGGAACCAGCAATCCCGATTTTCATGTTCCGGTAGAAAGAGTGTATGCAACAGCCAATATTTTAAGAGAAATGAATGCGGATGTGACGGAAAAAGTCTATGCAAATTTCGGACACTCTATCAATCAGGAAGAAATTGAACTGGCCAATTCAATTGTATTTAAATAG
- a CDS encoding ring-cleaving dioxygenase, with translation MALITGLHHVTAVTGDSQENIDFYTGILGLRLVKKTVNFDYSDVYHFYFGDEFGTPGTIMTTFPYGKGLVNGRHGKGMLNTTAFSVSMDALDYWLNRLDQFNIPYKQPQQRFSGEAFIYLEDFDGLGLELVFNDNDDRKGYYNGFIPKDYAIKGIHHVEIWLEAYERTAALLTNQMDHQVIAETSDRLRLGTENKPGKYVDLLCTPNALKGLAGRGTVHHVAFATPDAQSQLEMIERLNKSGLQHTEVKDRKYFTSVYFKEPGGVLFEIATSGLGFDIDEELAFLGEDLMLPSQFEEKREHLVEVLPKINYPTEKYR, from the coding sequence ATGGCACTCATCACAGGACTTCACCATGTTACAGCCGTTACTGGCGATTCACAGGAAAATATAGATTTTTATACAGGAATTTTAGGACTTCGGTTGGTCAAAAAAACCGTCAACTTTGATTATTCTGATGTGTATCATTTCTATTTCGGTGACGAATTCGGGACACCGGGAACCATCATGACCACTTTCCCATACGGAAAAGGCCTTGTAAACGGTAGACATGGTAAAGGAATGTTGAATACCACTGCTTTTTCAGTGTCAATGGATGCCCTCGATTACTGGTTAAACCGTCTCGATCAGTTTAATATTCCTTACAAGCAGCCTCAGCAGAGATTTTCAGGTGAAGCGTTTATTTATCTTGAAGATTTTGACGGGCTGGGCTTAGAGCTGGTTTTTAATGATAATGACGATAGAAAAGGATATTATAACGGATTTATTCCAAAGGATTATGCCATAAAAGGAATCCACCATGTGGAAATCTGGCTGGAGGCTTATGAAAGAACAGCAGCTTTATTAACCAACCAGATGGATCACCAGGTGATTGCCGAAACTTCAGACAGGTTAAGATTAGGAACTGAAAATAAGCCCGGAAAATATGTAGATCTTCTGTGTACGCCTAATGCATTAAAAGGACTGGCGGGAAGAGGAACTGTGCATCACGTTGCTTTTGCAACACCCGATGCCCAGTCCCAGCTGGAAATGATCGAAAGATTAAACAAATCCGGACTGCAGCATACCGAAGTGAAAGACCGTAAGTACTTTACTTCCGTATATTTTAAAGAGCCCGGCGGCGTCTTATTTGAGATTGCTACTTCAGGTCTAGGATTCGATATAGACGAAGAACTTGCATTTCTGGGTGAAGATTTAATGCTGCCCTCTCAGTTTGAAGAAAAAAGAGAACATTTGGTGGAAGTTCTTCCCAAAATTAATTACCCAACAGAAAAATACAGATAA
- a CDS encoding Crp/Fnr family transcriptional regulator, producing the protein MYENILKNVTRFISLTPEEETFFTDLLVCKSIPKKTVLLREGEICQFEGFIHKGCLRMYCLNDKGVEVTILFAIEDWWISDIASFQDQVSSKLYIETLEDSEIYMLDPTTKEKLLQEVPKFERVFRMLVQRNLSTLQNRLVSTIAESASERYLEFIKVYPSIPQRVAQYYIASYLGVSKEFVSTIRKRLASKGK; encoded by the coding sequence ATGTACGAAAATATCCTTAAGAATGTAACCCGATTTATTAGCCTTACTCCCGAAGAAGAGACGTTTTTCACCGATCTTCTGGTTTGTAAAAGCATACCTAAAAAAACAGTTTTGTTGAGAGAAGGAGAAATATGCCAGTTTGAAGGCTTCATTCATAAAGGGTGTTTAAGGATGTATTGTCTCAATGATAAAGGAGTTGAGGTAACGATATTATTTGCCATAGAAGACTGGTGGATCAGTGATATCGCTTCTTTCCAGGATCAGGTGTCCTCTAAATTATATATTGAAACCCTTGAAGATTCAGAAATCTATATGCTGGATCCTACCACGAAAGAAAAACTGTTGCAGGAAGTCCCGAAATTTGAAAGGGTATTCAGAATGCTTGTTCAGAGGAACCTTTCAACACTTCAGAACCGTCTGGTGAGCACCATAGCAGAAAGTGCATCAGAAAGGTATCTTGAATTTATTAAAGTTTATCCTTCCATTCCACAAAGGGTAGCACAATATTATATCGCTTCCTATCTGGGTGTTTCCAAGGAATTTGTAAGCACTATCAGAAAACGCCTTGCTTCAAAAGGAAAATAA
- a CDS encoding pirin family protein encodes MDRKDFLKKGLLGTGMFVASASLGNTMKNDIDEIEPLEPIGYNHLPNTDSKIKDNSVIHKADSRGKADHGWLESNHTFSFANYHNPERMHFGVLRVLNDDKVEAGRGFGTHPHDNMEIISIPLEGDLEHKDSMGNTAVIRSGDIQVMSAGTGIMHSEFNKNTDSPVKFLQIWVYPNRRNVTPRYDQITLDKTKSQNKFQQILSPNADDDGVWIHQDAWFHLGNFDNNTETHYQIRKKGNGVYAFILKGSAEIEGQPLETRDGFGVWDITGLNIKATAEETEILLMEVPMTLS; translated from the coding sequence ATGGACAGAAAAGATTTTTTAAAAAAAGGATTACTGGGAACAGGAATGTTTGTGGCATCGGCATCATTGGGAAATACCATGAAAAATGACATTGATGAAATAGAGCCGTTGGAGCCAATTGGATACAATCATTTACCCAATACAGATTCAAAAATCAAAGATAATTCAGTCATTCACAAGGCCGATTCCAGAGGAAAAGCAGATCACGGGTGGCTGGAAAGTAACCATACCTTCAGCTTTGCCAATTATCACAATCCGGAAAGAATGCACTTCGGTGTTCTAAGGGTTCTTAATGATGATAAAGTAGAGGCGGGAAGAGGTTTCGGCACACATCCGCATGATAATATGGAGATCATCAGTATACCCCTGGAAGGTGATCTGGAGCATAAAGACAGCATGGGAAATACAGCCGTGATCAGAAGCGGTGATATCCAGGTGATGAGCGCAGGAACTGGAATTATGCACAGTGAGTTCAATAAAAATACGGATAGTCCTGTCAAATTTCTTCAGATCTGGGTGTATCCCAACAGAAGAAATGTAACACCCCGATATGACCAGATTACTTTAGATAAAACAAAAAGTCAGAATAAATTTCAGCAAATCCTTTCTCCCAACGCAGATGACGACGGGGTCTGGATTCATCAGGATGCCTGGTTTCATCTTGGGAATTTTGATAACAATACGGAAACGCATTATCAGATCAGGAAAAAAGGAAATGGTGTGTATGCCTTTATTTTAAAAGGAAGTGCAGAAATCGAAGGTCAGCCATTGGAAACAAGAGATGGTTTCGGAGTCTGGGATATTACCGGTTTAAATATTAAAGCAACAGCTGAAGAAACGGAGATCTTACTCATGGAAGTACCGATGACTTTATCATAA
- a CDS encoding hydrolase — protein MKKLILSFAAALLSVTAMAQKPGQALLNPTNHALVLIDHEGQMAFATKNISMEELRNNVALVAGGSKIFNIPTVVTTVAEKSFAGPVFPEISAVYPEATSGYVDRTTMNTWEDVNAHKAITGKNKKKLVLAGLWTSVCVVGPALSALEEGYDVYVISDASGDISKEAHDQAMTRMIQAGAHPITSVQYILELQRDWSRKETYKPVNDLMKKYGGAYGLGIQYAQDMLKH, from the coding sequence ATGAAAAAATTAATCCTATCATTCGCAGCAGCATTATTATCCGTTACAGCAATGGCTCAGAAGCCAGGACAGGCATTATTGAATCCAACTAACCACGCTTTGGTTTTAATTGATCATGAAGGGCAGATGGCATTTGCGACAAAAAACATCAGTATGGAAGAACTGAGAAACAATGTCGCATTAGTTGCCGGCGGTTCAAAGATCTTCAACATTCCTACAGTGGTAACTACCGTCGCAGAAAAATCGTTTGCAGGACCTGTTTTCCCGGAAATATCAGCGGTATATCCTGAAGCTACCAGCGGTTATGTAGATCGAACTACAATGAATACCTGGGAGGATGTAAATGCCCACAAAGCCATTACAGGCAAAAACAAAAAGAAACTGGTTTTAGCAGGATTGTGGACGAGTGTGTGTGTTGTAGGACCGGCTTTATCAGCGCTCGAAGAGGGGTATGACGTCTATGTGATTTCAGATGCTTCAGGTGATATTTCTAAAGAAGCTCACGATCAGGCGATGACCAGAATGATTCAGGCTGGCGCACATCCTATTACATCCGTTCAGTATATTCTTGAATTACAGAGAGACTGGTCAAGAAAAGAAACTTACAAACCGGTAAACGATTTAATGAAAAAATATGGCGGTGCTTACGGATTGGGAATCCAGTATGCTCAGGATATGCTTAAACACTAA
- a CDS encoding GNAT family N-acetyltransferase, protein MERTAVVLGNVKGEVQLFSDDNKAGKMDISVVGNKLTVYHTEVDDEYAGRGFAKLLLNQLVSYARENDLKIVPLCPYVHAQFKRNPEEYNDVWFKEN, encoded by the coding sequence ATGGAAAGAACAGCAGTAGTTTTAGGAAATGTGAAAGGCGAAGTTCAGCTTTTCTCAGACGATAATAAAGCCGGAAAAATGGACATTTCGGTGGTGGGAAATAAATTAACCGTTTACCACACCGAAGTTGACGACGAATATGCAGGAAGAGGTTTTGCAAAATTGTTATTGAACCAACTGGTTTCCTATGCAAGGGAAAACGATTTGAAAATTGTACCGCTATGTCCTTACGTTCATGCCCAGTTCAAACGCAATCCGGAAGAATATAACGATGTCTGGTTCAAAGAAAATTAA
- a CDS encoding Na+/H+ antiporter — protein sequence MHENLLLILGLLLIVMMLVMLAQRIKIAYPIFLVLAGLGISFIPGVPVLKLDPEIIFLIFLPPLLYEAAWYTSWNDFWKWKRTIGLLAFGLVFLTSLVVAFASQALIPGFTLAMGFLLGGIVSPPDAIAATTVLKGLKVPKRTIAILEGESLINDASSLIVFRFALAAVMTGMFSMQEASGQFFIVAGMGIVVGIVVAHIIYAIHRFLPTTPAIDAALTVMTPYILFLLAEHFHFSGVMAVVSGGLFMSFRSHEIFKTGITRINMTGVWNTLIFVMNALVFVLIGLELPDIINGLGETSVMEGIKYGLIISLIVIAVRLLWIYPVAHVPRWLSKKVRKDPSPGWKNPLIIGWAGMRGVVSLATALSIPVMMNDQAEFPMRNLIIFITFVVIFVTLVFQGLTLPLIIKLTKIGEIDPVLPSHEQQAAIQIRLDQLAVKRLEEEYESSLKSNSLVENFKDAIENDISLQQSHLSSLEMCSNRQNDLKEYHTIMLDIFAMQRKELFKIKREKHFSDDEIRKAESQLDLIELRITGNKHL from the coding sequence ATGCACGAAAATCTACTTTTAATACTCGGATTATTACTGATCGTCATGATGCTGGTCATGCTGGCGCAGCGTATCAAAATTGCCTATCCCATATTTCTGGTGCTTGCTGGATTGGGGATCAGTTTTATTCCCGGAGTTCCCGTTCTAAAGCTTGATCCAGAGATTATATTCCTGATATTTCTTCCTCCTCTTTTATATGAAGCCGCCTGGTATACTTCCTGGAATGACTTTTGGAAATGGAAACGCACCATTGGATTGTTGGCTTTCGGACTGGTGTTTCTAACCTCTTTGGTCGTTGCATTTGCTTCACAGGCTCTGATCCCCGGATTCACTCTGGCTATGGGTTTTTTACTTGGCGGAATTGTTTCCCCTCCGGATGCTATCGCAGCAACCACAGTTCTAAAAGGATTGAAAGTTCCGAAAAGAACCATTGCCATACTTGAAGGAGAAAGTCTTATCAATGATGCCTCCTCACTGATCGTTTTCAGGTTTGCGCTGGCAGCCGTAATGACGGGAATGTTTTCTATGCAGGAAGCTTCAGGTCAGTTTTTTATCGTGGCAGGAATGGGAATTGTAGTAGGAATTGTAGTCGCTCATATTATTTATGCCATCCACCGGTTTTTACCGACAACTCCGGCTATTGATGCAGCATTAACTGTAATGACACCGTACATCTTATTTCTTTTGGCTGAACATTTCCACTTTTCCGGAGTAATGGCAGTAGTAAGCGGCGGATTGTTTATGTCTTTCCGTTCCCATGAAATTTTTAAAACAGGAATTACAAGAATCAACATGACCGGAGTCTGGAATACGCTGATCTTTGTAATGAATGCACTGGTTTTTGTTTTAATTGGGCTTGAACTTCCGGATATCATCAATGGTCTGGGCGAAACTTCTGTAATGGAAGGAATTAAGTATGGCCTGATCATCAGTCTGATTGTCATTGCAGTTCGTCTTTTATGGATCTATCCGGTGGCACATGTTCCGAGATGGCTCAGCAAAAAAGTCAGAAAAGATCCAAGTCCGGGCTGGAAGAACCCGTTGATTATCGGCTGGGCAGGAATGCGGGGTGTGGTATCTCTGGCAACTGCATTGTCAATTCCTGTAATGATGAATGACCAGGCGGAATTTCCGATGAGAAATCTTATTATCTTTATCACCTTTGTCGTCATTTTTGTGACCTTGGTCTTCCAGGGTTTGACGCTTCCTCTGATTATTAAACTGACAAAAATCGGAGAAATTGATCCTGTTTTACCTTCCCACGAACAGCAGGCGGCCATTCAGATCAGACTGGATCAGCTGGCTGTGAAAAGACTGGAAGAGGAGTATGAATCCAGCTTGAAAAGCAACAGTCTTGTTGAAAATTTTAAAGATGCCATAGAAAATGATATTTCACTTCAGCAAAGCCATTTAAGTTCCCTTGAAATGTGCTCGAACAGACAGAATGATTTGAAAGAATATCACACGATCATGCTCGATATTTTTGCCATGCAGAGAAAAGAGCTGTTTAAAATAAAAAGAGAAAAACACTTCAGCGACGACGAGATCCGCAAAGCAGAATCACAATTGGATCTAATTGAATTAAGGATAACAGGAAACAAACATCTTTAA
- a CDS encoding ring-cleaving dioxygenase, with the protein MQNRILGLHHITAIANNAKRNLDFYSQVLGLRLVKKTVNFDDPGTYHFYFGNETGTPGTILTFFPWEGIGSGTNGSGLATHIGYSVPKGSLEFWKNRLQQFNVNVVEGEIFGEKLISFKDPDGLQLQFIESSTPDDRKVWTTDDIKDENGLKGFHNVTLTLKKAGPTIKVLTDILGYDLQKQEGERYRFATDAIDTANLIDIIENDTIPTGRNAAGTNHHIAFRVKNDDILMEYREKVMAAGLSITPKIDRDYFYSLYFREPGGVLFEIATDNPGFTVDEPLNELGQNLKLPKEHEGLREKIEEVLPKLS; encoded by the coding sequence ATGCAAAACAGAATTTTAGGACTGCACCATATTACAGCTATTGCAAACAATGCAAAGAGAAATTTAGATTTTTACAGCCAGGTTTTAGGGCTGAGACTGGTAAAGAAAACCGTAAACTTCGACGATCCGGGAACCTACCATTTTTACTTCGGAAACGAAACGGGAACTCCGGGAACGATCTTAACCTTTTTTCCATGGGAGGGAATAGGTTCCGGAACCAATGGAAGCGGACTGGCAACGCATATCGGATATTCCGTTCCAAAAGGAAGCCTGGAATTTTGGAAGAACCGATTACAGCAATTCAATGTTAATGTTGTAGAAGGCGAAATCTTTGGTGAAAAACTGATTTCTTTTAAAGATCCCGACGGCCTGCAGCTGCAATTCATTGAATCATCGACACCTGATGACCGTAAGGTATGGACTACAGATGATATTAAAGATGAAAATGGACTAAAAGGCTTTCATAATGTGACTTTAACGCTAAAGAAAGCCGGTCCTACAATTAAAGTGCTGACCGATATTTTAGGCTATGATTTACAGAAACAGGAAGGTGAAAGATACCGTTTTGCAACCGATGCCATCGATACAGCCAATTTAATTGATATTATTGAAAATGACACTATTCCTACAGGCAGAAATGCTGCAGGAACCAATCACCATATTGCTTTCAGAGTAAAAAACGATGATATTCTGATGGAATACCGTGAAAAAGTAATGGCTGCAGGACTGAGCATCACCCCTAAAATAGACAGGGATTATTTCTACTCGCTGTACTTCCGTGAACCGGGCGGCGTATTGTTTGAAATTGCTACCGACAACCCCGGATTTACAGTAGATGAGCCTTTGAATGAACTTGGACAAAACTTAAAGCTTCCAAAAGAGCACGAAGGATTAAGAGAAAAAATAGAAGAAGTGTTACCGAAGTTATCATAG